A single genomic interval of Pochonia chlamydosporia 170 chromosome 7, whole genome shotgun sequence harbors:
- a CDS encoding 60S ribosomal biogenesis protein Nop53 (similar to Metarhizium acridum CQMa 102 XP_007814510.1): protein MPVVSSQSKGSGDAPRQFNQPSRKGKKAWRKNVDVTDVQLGLEELNEEIIRGGVIREKDSSELFTIDLAGDSRISKQFPKHVKKGLKADEILAQRSAVPAVSLRKRPGEKTSNEDLSTKRLRTDWVPHKELQRLRRVADGHHGGTVEAKDATYDVWGDAPSTKTDNVLDFLPVPDSVKQPKSLSQRPISLAASGKSIAAVPKPGGGYSYNPLSTDYEARLSEESAKVLEAERRKVELEEVERQKQEAAARSAAEAEAAEERANMSEWEDDSEWEGFQSGVEDEKPNTKRPQRKTPAQRNRIKRRKEEERLAKHKAAMKIRRAQEQRIKEIAAEVLDREQTKSAITVEGSNAGIELGDDKLRRRQLGKFKLPEKDLELVLPDELEESLRLLKPEGNLLKDRYRSMLVRGRIESRRHIPFKKQGKRKVTEKWSHKDFVL from the exons ATGCCTGTCGTTAGTTCCCAATCGAAGGGCTCTGGAGATGCCCCAAGGCAATTCAATCAGCCATCgagaaaagggaaaaaggCGTGGCGGAAGAATGTTGATGTGACTGACGTCCAACTTGGCCTGGAGGAACTGAATGAAGAAATTATTCGGGG TGGTGTTATCCGAGAGAAAGACTCTTCAGAGCTCTTTACCATTGACTTGGCAGGTGACTCCAGAATCTCGAAACAATTTCCCAAGCACGTCAAAAAGGGCCTCAAAGCGGATGAGATCCTCGCTCAACGATCTGCAGTTCCGGCTGTCTCCTTGCGAAAGCGACCTGGGGAGAAAACCAGCAACGAAGACCTCTCTACAAAGCGACTGCGCACTGATTGGGTACCACATAAGGAATTACAGCGTCTAAGGCGTGTCGCGGATGGTCATCATGGTGGTACTGTTGAGGCGAAAGATGCAACGTATGATGTTTGGGGAGATGCGCCCAGCACAAAAACTGACAATGTCCTCGATTTCTTGCCAGTTCCGGACTCTGTTAAGCAACCCAAATCTCTCTCACAAAGGCCGATTTCCTTGGCCGCCAGTGGTAAGTCGATTGCCGCCGTTCCAAAGCCAGGCGGAGGATATAGCTACAATCCCTTGTCCACGGATTATGAAGCCCGGCTTTCAGAGGAAAGCGCCAAAGTTTTAGAAGCCGAGCGGCGAAAAGTCGAGTTAGAAGAAGTAGAAAGacaaaaacaagaagcagCTGCTCGATCCGCTGCTGAAGCCGAGGCGGCTGAAGAGCGGGCAAACATGTCTGAGTGGGAAGACGACTCTGAGTGGGAGGGTTTTCAAAGCGGCGTCGAAGACGAAAAGCCTAACACCAAGCGACCACAGCGCAAGACCCCAGCCCAAAGAAATCGCATCAAGCGTCgaaaggaggaagagaggctTGCTAAACACAAAGCTGCTATGAAGATAAGGAGGGCACAAGAACAGCGGATCAAGGAGATTGCAGCTGAGGTTTTGGATCGGGAGCAGACCAAATCCGCCATAACAGTAGAGGGCTCTAATGCTGGCATCGAGCTTGGCGATGATAAACTCAGGAGGAGGCAGCTTGGGAAGTTCAAGTTGCCTGAGAAAGACCTCGAGCTGGTCTTGCCGGATGAACTGGAGGAGTCTCTACGGCTGTTGAAACCTGAGGGAAATCTCTTGAAGGATCGATATCGAAGTATGCTTGTTCGAGGGAGAATCGAGAGCAGAAGACACATTCCATTCAAGAAACAAGGCAAGAGAAAGGTCACAGAAAAATGGAGTCACAAAGATTTTGTCTTGTAA
- a CDS encoding NADH-ubiquinone oxidoreductase (similar to Metarhizium acridum CQMa 102 XP_007814514.1) — MASFRSQGAMSLLRNAGANHLGLRATSIRFQSSLTSPAGASLDNGNQPDYDVPADKATSTFTPVPSRVQDGSENILPAAVLSGAPMELQARTVRIYKESKPATQSGDFRTERWRMDWDILPKGHRWENPLMGWQSSGDFMQGTHVNFKSKEDAIHFAEKQGYEYFVQEPNSRKFTPKAYANNFLYSPKKLKHIRTK, encoded by the exons ATGGCATCGTTCCGATCACAAGGCGCAATGAGCCTTCTCAGGAATGCTGGGGCAAACCATTTGGGCCTACGTGCAACCTCAATACGGTTCCAGAGCTCACTCACTTCACCTGCAGGAGCTTctcttgacaatggcaaccaaCCTGACTATGACGTGCCCGCAGACAAAGCTACCTC CACCTTCACCCCCGTGCCTTCGCGTGTCCAGGATGGCAGCGAGAATATTCTTCCCGCCGCAGTACTCTCGGGTGCACCCATGGAGCTTCAGGCCCGGACTGTTCG AATTTATAAAGAATCTAAGCCTGCGACCCAATCCGGAGATTTTAGAACTGAGCGTTGGCGAATGGATTGGGATATCCTTCCAAAGGGCCACAGGTGGGAGAACCCCTTAATGGGTTGGCAGTCGTCGGGAGACTTCATGCAGGGTACACATGTTAATTTCAAGAGCAAGGAAGATGCTATTCACTTTGCGGAGAAGCAGGGGTATGAGTACTTTGTTCAGGAGCCCAATTCGCGCAAGTTTACGCCGAAGGCCTACGCAAACAACTTCCTGTACTCtccgaagaagctgaagcacATTCGCACCAAATAG
- a CDS encoding CTLH, LisH motif protein (similar to Metarhizium robertsii ARSEF 23 XP_007818923.1), which translates to MASSSSTATPGGHSFEKRADNVKSPKSDINALILDYLTMEGYPNAAAKFSKEANLQPHQDNASIRARQEIQNHIHSGSIQAAIEALNELDPEILDDDKALHFSLLRLQLVELIRSCNSAGGDIGPALKFATEQLGPRAPTNPKFLEDLERTMALLLFPPDGLEPQLAALLDPELRRAAADSVNKAILEKQSARRAAAIRQLVKMRAWAENSARDKGISLPDRLDIGLRGEEQVQHDRPQALIGNGHEPMVTG; encoded by the exons ATG gcttcctcgtcgtctaCCGCCACTCCGGGAGGGCATTCGTTCGAGAAACGTGccgacaatgtcaagtcacCTAAGAG TGACATCAATGCTTTGATTTTAGACTATTTGACAATGGAAGGATACCCCAATGCGGCCGCAAAATTCTCCAAGGAAGCGAATTTACAGCCACACCAAGACAATGCTTCCATTCGCGCAAGACAAGAAATTCAGAACCACATACATTCTGGCAGTATACAAGCTGCTATTGAGGCTCTCAATGAACTTGACCCAGAG ATATTGGATGATGACAAGGCTCTGCACTTTTCACTCCTTCGCCTACAGTTGGTGGAACTAATCAGGTCATGCAACTCCGCTGGCGGCGATATTGGACCAGCTCTGAAATTTGCCACAGAGCAACTGGGGCCTCGAGCCCCAACAAACCCCAAGTTCCTTGAGGATCTGGAAAGaacaatggcattgttgCTATTTCCGCCAGATGGCTTGGAACCCCAACTAGCTGCTCTCCTTGACCCAGAACTTCGtcgagctgctgctgataGTGTAAACAAAGCTATTTTGGAGAAGCAGTCAGCGAGGCGTGCTGCCGCCATTCGACAGCTCGTGAAAATGCGAGCTTGGGCGGAGAACAGTGCTCGAGACAAAGGCATCAGTCTGCCGGACAGGCTCGATATAGGGCTACGAGGGGAAGAGCAAGTTCAGCACGATCGTCCACAAGCCTTAATTGGCAATGGGCATGAACCTATGGTAACCGGTTGA
- a CDS encoding sulfite reductase beta subunit (similar to Aspergillus terreus NIH2624 XP_001211603.1), with translation MSFLFRQTQDSGSGEDRMDASHHIRTPEEAVARIAYLSSDVILSVQPSLATDSEFSTHLKRFASRHDPGLVASSPNAVPNVQSIRHNADPLLSVYSPIRSGKLVSITASSTILLPAVSHLYKLANYPVVLHVSLQPRKHADYSSITAIRNAGWTFLQSETLQEAQDMAITAHALAVRTGKAVVHFFAPGASINDKPISIEDTGILRDILDIESVRRFQAGQVSVAGIYADDGHVAVSSDHPEAIANGNVSRHAALQPPPSADASKATSAGTSIKSSEASTPVAPSSVATTVEALPPQVSSEDIYTCAARIWSQIKTALGREYAAFEYTGPAKAENCLLVFGSDTGSFAEAVDNAKADEIFANVGILTPRLYRPWIGSKLVESIPTSVKRIAVLEQIHRATTKWGPVLIDVLSSVNRGPGNVEAIVGYQLGYIAPTTTTQALRGIVQNLTLDKPVQNLEVGVKTIPEQAAGYELDKPQLENAYSKILDQVFGDRMYISNALQSKNTGVSESISASPEFGFGSLLARKEYRTKFVSEVKDAASNGAFESDEPKSWLARWAVHANDGAKAEDIGDNVVSRLEADGSSLAKELLTRRNLFRKESLWLMGSDSWAYDLGNSGVHHVLASGENVNMLIIDSTPYSENSTPDPVRRKKDIGLYAMNFGNVYVASTAVYSSYTQVLQALLEADKFNGPSVVLAYLPYYGETDSPLTVLQETKKAVDVGYWPLYRWNPDNERKGEPNFSLDSEVVKQELKTFLARDNQLTQLMKREPKFAAALAQDFGTEVRAQQKRKAKDAYNQLLEGLLGAPLTILFASDNGNAASVAKRLGNRGRARGLKTTVLAMEDYPLEDLPREENIIFITSTAGQGEFPQNGLPFWDGIKDNTDLDLATVNFSVFGLGDSHYWPRKEDRIFYNKPAKDLDRVLGNFGGRRFVEVGLGDDQDPDGYQTGYQEWEPKVWQALGVDKVEGLPEEPPPITNEDIKIASNYLRGTILEGLKDTSTGAISASDQQLTKFHGTYMQDDRDVRDERKAQGLEPAYSFMIRCRLPGGVATPKQWVQMDDISTTLGNETMKLTTRQTFQFHGVVKGKLKPAMQAINRALMTTIAACGDVNRNVMCSSLPTESRYQKQVHACSQKISDHLLPSTNAYHEIWLTDDDDKKTQIAGEAVQDFEPLYGPTYLPRKFKITIAIPPHNDTDVYAHDIGLIAIKGADGNLEGFNVLAGGGMGATHNNKKTYPQTGRMMGFCTAEEVHIACEKIMLVQRDHGDRKNRKHARLKYTIDDMGVDVFRGKVEELWGKRFGKERAFEFKSNVDTFGWQRDETGLNHFTFFIENGRIEDTPDFQMKSGLREIAKVHKGEFRLTGNQHLILSNVRDEDVSTMKSLMKKFKLDNVQFSGLRLSSSACVAFPTCGLAMAESERYLPVLISKLESCLEECGLRQDSIVMRMTGCPNGCARPWLAEVAFVGKAYGAYNMYLGGGYHGQRLNKLYRSSIKEEEILTIMKQLLKRYAVERENDERFGDFCIRAGIIKATTDGQNFHDDVDEEESDDD, from the exons ATGTCGTTTCTCTTCAGGCAAACTCAAGactctggctctggagaaGACAGGATGGATGCGTCTCACCACATTCGGACACCAGAGGAGGCTG TCGCCAGAATCGCCTACCTCTCCAGCGATGTCATTCTGTCTGTCCAGCCATCCCTGGCCACAGATTCCGAGTTCTCAACTCATCTCAAGCGATTCGCCAGTCGCCACGACCCTGGCTTAGTTGCTTCTAGCCCGAACGCTGTGCCGAAT GTTCAATCAATTCGACACAATGCTGACCCTTTGCTATCCGTGTACTCGCCAATCCGCTCTGGAAAATTGGTGTCCATTACTGCATCGTCGACTATACTGCTACCTGCAGTATCCCATCTATACAAGCTCGCCAACTATCCTGTTGTCCTTCATGTGTCCCTGCAACCCCGGAAGCATGCAGATTATTCgtccatcaccgccatccgTAACGCCGGCTGGACATTTTTGCAATCCGAGACCCTGCAAGAGGCACAAGATATGGCCATAACTGCCCATGCACTAGCAGTCCGCACGGGAAAGGCTGTCGTTCACTTCTTTGCGCCGGGAGCATCGATCAATGACAAACCTATATCCATTGAGGACACAGGTATTTTGAGAGAtattcttgacattgaaagCGTTCGCCGCTTCCAAGCCGGGCAAGTCTCCGTAGCCGGTATCTATGCCGacgatggccatgttgctgtCTCATCCGACCACCCAGAAGCCATTGCAAACGGAAATGTTTCCAGACACGCCGCGCTTCAGCCGCCGCCCAGCGCCGATGCCTCCAAAGCTACCTCGGCGGGCACTTCTATCAAATCTAGTGAGGCATCCACCCCTGTCGCACCATCCTCTGTCGCGACTACGGTTGAGGCTCTACCTCCCCAGGTTTCTTCTGAAGATATTTACACTTGCGCAGCTCGCATTTGGTCCCAGATCAAGACTGCATTAGGCAGGGAGTACGCTGCCTTTGAATACACCGGCCCAGCAAAGGCTGAGAATTGTTTACTCGTATTCGGATCCGACACTGGCTCTTTCGCAGAAGCTGTGGATAATGCCAAGGCTGATGAAATCTTCGCCAACGTGGGAATCTTAACCCCGCGCTTATATCGTCCCTGGATCGGCTCTAAACTGGTGGAATCTATCCCAACTTCTGTCAAACGAATTGCTGTGTTGGAACAAATCCATAGAGCCACCACGAAATGGGGCCCCGTGTTGATAGATGTTCTCTCGTCCGTCAACCGCGGCCCTGGAAACGTGGAGGCAATCGTTGGATATCAGCTGGGTTACATCGccccgacgacgacgacacaGGCTCTGAGAGGCATTGTTCAAAATCTCACTTTAGACAAGCCTGTTCAAAATTTGGAGGTCGGAGTCAAGACGATTCCAGAGCAAGCTGCTGGCTACGAGCTAGATAAGCCGCAGTTAGAGAATGCCTATTCCAAAATCTTAGACCAGGTCTTTGGAGACAGGATGTATATCTCCAATGCCCTGCAATCCAAAAATACTGGGGTTTCTGAGTCTATTTCCGCTAGCCCCGAATTCGGATTCGGGTCACTCTTGGCTCGCAAGGAATACCGCACCAAATTTGTATCAGAAGTGAAGGATGCAGCAAGTAATGGTGCCTTCGAGTCAGACGAGCCCAAGAGTTGGTTGGCACGATGGGCTGTGCATGCCAATGATGGAGCCAAAGCGGAGGACATTGGCGACAACGTGGTTTCAAGGTTGGAAGCTGATGGCTCTTCTCTAGCCAAAGAGCTTCTAACCAGACGCAACCTCTTTCGTAAGGAATCCCTATGGCTGATGGGCTCGGACTCTTGGGCATACGACCTCGGAAACTCGGGAGTTCATCATGTTCTCGCCTCCGGCGAAAACGTCAACATGCTCATCATAGATTCTACGCCTTACTCAGAAAATTCTACCCCGGACCCGGTCCGCAGAAAGAAGGACATTGGCCTCTACGCTATGAATTTTGGCAATGTCTATGTAGCATCGACAGCCGTGTACAGCTCGTACACGCAGGTATTGCAGGCATTATTAGAGGCCGACAAGTTCAATGGCCCTTCAGTTGTCTTGGCTTATCTCCCTTACTATGGTGAAACCGATTCTCCACTCACTGTACTTCaagagacgaagaaggcTGTGGATGTCGGCTACTGGCCATTATATCGATGGAACCCAGACAACGAACGCAAAGGCGAGCCGAATTTTTCCCTAGACTCTGAGGTCGTGAAGCAGGAACTGAAGACGTTCCTGGCGAGGGACAACCAACTCACCCAGTTGATGAAAAGAGAACCCAAGTttgctgctgccttggcacAGGACTTCGGAACTGAGGTGCGAGCTCAGCAAAAGAGGAAGGCGAAGGATGCGTACAATCAATTGCTGGAAGGCCTACTTGGCGCACCACTCACAATTCTTTTCGCCTCTGATAATGGAAATGCTGCTTCCGTTGCCAAGCGGCTTGGCAACCGGGGAAGGGCTCGGGGATTGAAAACGACTGTGCTGGCTATGGAGGATTATCCGCTGGAGGATCTGCCACGCGAGGAAAACATTATTTTTATTACTTCCACAGCTGGCCAGGGAGAGTTTCCTCAGAATGGCTTACCATTCTGGGATGGTATCAAAGACAACACTGATTTGGATTTAGCCACCGTGAACTTTTCTGTCTTCGGCCTTGGCGACAGCCATTATTGGCCTCGAAAGGAGGACAGAATTTTCTATAATAAGCCCGCAAAAGACCTTGATCGAGTTCTTGGAAATTTCGGAGGCAGACGCTTTGTTGAGGTCGGCCTTGGTGATGACCAGGATCCAGATGGCTATCAAACTGGTTACCAGGAATGGGAACCCAAGGTTTGGCAGGCTTTAGGAGTGGACAAAGTTGAGGGCCTCCCAGAAGAACCTCCTCCAATCACGAATGAAGACATCAAGATTGCGTCGAACTATCTTCGAGGCACGATTTTGGAAGGACTCAAAGACACATCCACTGGTGCCATATCCGCTTCTGACCAACAGCTTACCAAGTTTCACGGAACATACATGCAAGACGACAGGGATGTTCGGGATGAACGAAAGGCCCAAGGCTTGGAGCCCGCATATTCTTTCATGATTCGATGCCGACTACCTGGTGGGGTCGCGACACCAAAGCAATGGGTCCAGATGGACGATATCAGCACAACCTTGGGCAATGAAACTATGAAGCTGACCACCAGGCAGACCTTCCAGTTTCATGGTGTGGTGAAGGGCAAGTTAAAGCCAGCAATGCAGGCTATCAACCGTGCACTTATGACCACCATCGCTGCTTGCGGTGATGTCAACCGAAATGTCATGTGCAGTTCTCTTCCGACTGAATCACGGTATCAGAAGCAAGTGCATGCATGCTCTCAAAAGATCAGTGATCACCTTCTCCCATCCACTAATGCCTATCATGAAATTTGGCTcacggatgatgatgataaGAAAACTCAAATTGCTGGCGAGGCAGTTCAAGATTTTGAGCCGCTTTACGGGCCAACGTATCTTCCCCGAAAATTTAAGATTACAATTGCCATCCCCCCTCACAACGATACTGATGTATACGCGCACGATATCGGCCTAATTGCTATTAAGGGTGCTGACGGAAATCTCGAAGGGTTTAATGTTCTAGCAGGCGGCGGCATGGGAGCAACCCataacaacaagaagacgtATCCACAAACTGGCCGTATGATGGGTTTCTGCACCGCAGAAGAAGTTCACATTGCATGTGAGAAGATCATGCTTGTCCAGAGGGATCATGGTGATCGTAAGAACCGGAAGCACGCGCGACTCAAGTATACTATTGATGACATGGGAGTTGATGTTTTCCgtggcaaggttgaggaaCTTTGGGGCAAGAGATTCGGCAAAGAACGGGCCTTTGAATTCAAGAGCAACGTTGACACTTTTGGCTGGCAAAGGGATGAGACGGGCCTTAATCACTTCACATTTTTCATCGAGAACGGTCGAATTGAAGACACACCTGATTTTCAGATGAAGTCGGGCTTGCGGGAAATTGCAAAGGTACACAAGGGGGAGTTCCGTCTAACAGGAAATCAACATCTTATTCTCAGTAACGTCAGAGACGAGGACGTTTCCACCATGAAATCACTCATGAAGAAGTTCAAACTGGACAACGTTCAATTTTCCGGTCTCCGCCTCAGCTCGTCTGCTTGCGTCGCCTTCCCGACATGTGgactggccatggcagagTCGGAGAGATATCTGCCAGTTCTCATTTCCAAATTGGAGTCATGCTTGGAGGAATGTGGCTTACGACAAGATTCTATCGTCATGCGAATGACTGGATGTCCAAATGGCTGCGCCAGACCATGGCTGGCAGAAGTAGCATTCGTCGGTAAGGCATATGGTGCCTATAACATGTATCTTGGCGGTGGATACCATGGACAGCGCCTAAACAAGCTCTATCGCTCCAGCatcaaggaagaagagatcttGACCATCATGAAGCAACTCTTGAAGCGATATGCAGTGGAACGTGAGAACGATGAGAGGTTTGGGGACTTTTGTATTCGTGccggcatcatcaaagcTACGACAGATGGGCAAAATTTCCACGATGAT gttgatgaagaggaatcAGATGACGATTAA
- a CDS encoding NADH-ubiquinone oxidoreductase (similar to Neosartorya fischeri NRRL 181 XP_001260169.1) has product MRARNVSQTAAGLARTANIRQSTRIVAPQWKNSMAKLAPGRLMQARTYINVSGVRSEIRDRARGNLGSFVQLRPLSGKPLPQVNSWVVNFCYRAGAWLGISVTVLGLGVVGFFLYDATTYKHEGEQSDINVSQLALQPRRGGPDNLPIAEVFIDDDDCEAKKQNKDKPKLVVLGGGWGGIALLKSLNPDDYHVTVISPTNYFLFTPMLPSATVGTLEFRSLVEPIRRILSRVNGHFIRAKAEDVHFSDKLVEVSQVDSEGKEVRFYVPYDKLVIAVGSVTNPHGVKGLDNAFFLKDINDARKIRNQVIRNLEVACLPTTSDDERKRLLSFVVSGGGPTGVEFAAEMYDLLNEDLTRHFPRLLRNEISVHLIQSRSHILNTYDETVSKYAEDRFARDQVEVLTNSRVKEVCPDKIVFTQKQPDGTLVTKELPAGFVLWSTGVSQTALCQKLAKKLGDVQSNRHALETDTHLRLNGTPLGDVYAIGDCSTVQNNVADHIITFLRTLAWKHGKDPEILQLHFNDWRQVAHDVKKRFPQSVNHLKRLDKLFAEFDKDQSGTLDFGELRELLNQIDSKLTSLPATAQRAHQQGCYLAQKLNKLAHLSEGLSANDIRDGDLDAAAYKAFEYHHLGSLAYIGNSAVFDLGEGWSVAGGLWAVYAWRSVYFAQSVSFRTRCLLAMDWAKRGLFGRDLMSF; this is encoded by the exons ATGCGAGCGCGCAACGTCTCCCAAACAGCTGCTGGTCTGGCACGAACCGCCAATATCCGGCAGTCGACTCGTATCGTTGCGCCCCAATGGAAGAATTCCATGGCAAAATTGGCTCCTGGCCGCCTAATGCAAGCTCGAACATATATCAATGTCTCTGGGGTCCGGTCTGAAATAAGGGACCGCGCTCGTGGTAACCTAGGCTCCTTTGTACAGCTTCGCCCGTTATCTGGAAAGCCTCTTCCCCAGGTCAATTCATGGGTAGTTAATTTCTGTTACAGGGCCGGCGCCTGGCTTGGAATTTCTGTAACTGTACTTGGTCTTGGCGtggttggcttcttcctctaCGACGCCACCACGTACAAACATGAAGGAGAGCAGAGCGACATCAACGTCTCCCAACTAGCTCTGCAGCCCCGACGAGGTGGCCCCGATAATCTACCGATTGCCGAAGTGTTtattgacgacgacgattgtgaagccaagaaacaaaacaagGACAAACCCAAGCTCGTCGTTCTCGGTGGAGGCTGGGGAGGTATTGCTCTCCTCAAAAGCCTAAACCCTGACGACTATCACGTTACGGTAATCTCACCGACTAATTATTTTCTCTTCACACCAATGCTTCCTTCGGCGACTGTGGGGACCCTGGAATTTCGATCTCTTGTTGAGCCTATTCGCCGAATTCTGAGTCGAGTCAATGGGCACTTCATTCGCGCTAAAGCTGAGGATGTTCATTTCTCTGATAAGTTGGTTGAGGTGTCTCAAGTGGATAGCGAGGGAAAAGAAGTTCGGTTTTATGTCCCGTACGACAAATTGGTAATTGCTGTAGGCTCTGTAACAAACCCTCACGGTGTTAAGGGCCTTGATAATGCCTTCTttctcaaggacatcaaCGACGCCCGGAAGATACGCAACCAGGTTATTCGAAACCTTGAggttgcttgcttgcctACGACATCAGACGATGAACGGAAGCGACTCCTTTCCTTTGTCGTGAGCGGTGGAGGGCCGACTGGTGTTGAGTTTGCTGCAGAAATGTACGATCTTTTGAATGAGGATCTTACTCGGCACTTTCCGCGGTTACTCCGAAATGAAATTTCCGTTCACCTCATCCAGAGTCGCAGCCACATTCTCAACACATACGATGAAACTGTCTCCAAGTATGCCGAGGATCGATTCGCTCGAGATCAAGTTGAGGTTCTCACCAACTCGCGAGTGAAGGAGGTTTGCCCCGACAAGATCGTTTTCACACAAAAGCAACCAGATGGTACCCTTGTCACCAAGGAGCTCCCTGCGGGGTTTGTGCTCTGGTCTACCGGCGTGTCCCAGACTGCGCTTTGCCAGAAGCTAGCTAAGAAACTGGGAGATGTGCAGAGTAATCGCCACGCCTTAGAGACTGATACTCATCTGAGGCTGAATGGAACGCCACTAGGTGACGTGTACGCGATTGGAGACTGCTCTACTGTTCAAAACAATGTTGCGGACCATATTATAACGTTCCTCCGAACTTTGGCATGGAAGCACGGCAAAGATCCTGAGATTCTTCAGTTGCATTTCAACGATTGGCGGCAAGTTGCACATGACGTGAAAAAGCGCTTCCCACAATCCGTGAATCACTTAAAACGGCTAGACAAGCTGTTTGCCGAGTTCGATAAAGATCAGTCTGGAACCTTGGATTTTGGAGAGCTACGAGAACTTCTGAATCAGATCGATAGCAAGCTAACCTCGTTGCCAGCAACGGCTCAGAGGGCACACCAGCAAGGTTGTTATCTCGCCCAGAAGCTTAACAAGTTAGCACATTTGTCAGAAGGGCTGTCAGCCAACGATATTCGCGATGGCGATCTCGACGCTGCAGCATACAAAGCGTTTGAATACCATCATTTAGGAAGCTTGGCATATATAGGAAATTCTGCTGTATTCGATTTGGGCGAGGGCTGGAGCGTGGCTGGTGGTCTTTGGGCAGTGTATGCATGGCGGTCTGTCTATTTTGCCCAGAGTGTTAGTTTCCGCACACGTTGCTTGCTGGCGATGGATTGGGCTAAACGCGGCTTATTCGGACGAG ACCTGATGAGCTTCTGA
- a CDS encoding uridine kinase (similar to Neosartorya fischeri NRRL 181 XP_001260167.1), whose protein sequence is MLELESHVTIQKRAYYSPPWADVSIIAVAGSSGSGKSTVSQAIVKKLNLPWVVILSMDSFYKTLTPDQSKLAFANEYDFDSPDAIDFDILVDRLRDLKAGKRAEIPVYSFQKHQRLEQTTSIYSPHVLILEGIFALYDPRVIELLDMGIYCEADADTFVRDVRERGRDIEGCIKQWFAFVKPNFEKYVEPQRKVADLIVPRGIENRVALDMMVQFIEKKLFEKSTHHREALSRLEATCKEQPLSDRVVILDDTPQLKFMNTILQNIDTSAEDFIFYFDRLAALIIEQALNNVQFVSLAIETPQGYNYQGLQPKGEVSAVIVLRGGSAFESALRKTIPDCRTGRLLIQSDFSTGEPELHYLRLPEDIHEHESVLLLDTQMASGGAALMAVQVLVDHGVALERIVLATYSAGRVGLHRLMTVFPEITVVVCNILRDQERRWVEKRYFRC, encoded by the exons atgTTGGAACTTGAAAGCCATGTCACCATTCAGAAGCGAGCCTATTACTCCCCGCCTTGGGCGGACGTTAGCATTATTGCCGTAGCTGGAAGCTCGGGTTCTGGGAAGTCGACCGTATCCCAGGCCATTGTGAAAAAGCTCAATCTGCCCTGGGTGGTAATTCTGTCCATG GACTCATTTTATAAGACGCTCACTCCCGACCAGTCGAAGTTAGCTTTTGCCAATGAGTATGACTTTGATTCCCCAGAT GCTATCGATTTCGACATCTTAGTTGACCGTCTGCGTGATTTAAAAGCTGG AAAACGAGCTGAGATACCAGTTTACTCGTTTCAGAAGCACCAGAGACTGGAACAAACCACATCAATCTACTCGCCTCATGTGCTTATTCTTGAAGGCATTTTTGCTTTATATGATCCACGAGTAATTGAACTGCTGGATATGGGT ATTTACTGTGAAGCTGATGCTGATACTT TTGTTCGGGATGTGCGAGAAAGAGGTAGAGACATTGAAGGATGCATTAAGCAGTGGTTTGCTTTTGTCAAACCCAATTTCGAAAAG TATGTTGAGCCTCAGCGGAAAGTGGCTGACTTAATCGTCCCCCGTGGCATCGAAAACCGAGTTGCATTAG ATATGATGGTACAGTTCATCGAGAAAAAACTATTCGAGAAATCCACCCACCACCGCGAGGCTCTGTCAAGACTGGAGGCAACTTGCAAGGAGCAACCTCTGTCAGATCGCGTTGTTATCCTAGATGATACACCGCAACTGAAATTTATGAATACGATTTTACAAAACATTGATACATCAGCGGAGGACTTCATCTTCTACTTTGATCGGCTAGCGGCGCTCATTATTGAGCA GGCATTGAACAATGTACAATTTGTATCACTGGCTATTGAGACGCCACAAGGCTACAACTACCAGGGATTGCAGCCTAAAGGCGAAGTAAGCGCTGTAATTGTCCTCCGTGGCGGGTCTGCCTTTGAATCGGCTCTCCGAAAAACCATTCCTGACTGCCGAACGGGGCGACTGTTGATCCAATCAGATTTCTCGACCGGTGAACCCGAGCTTCATTATCTACGACTTCCGGAAGACATTCATGAGCATGAAagtgttttgctgttggatACGCAGATGGCTAGTGGCGGCGCAGCGCTGATGGCAGTACAAGTATTGGTAGATCACGGAGTGGCTTTGGAGAGAATAGTTCTGGCAACCTATTCAGCCGGACGCGTGGGGCTGCACAGGCTTATGACGGTGTTTCCGGAAATCACTGTGGTGGTGTGCAATATACTTCGAGATCAAGAACGTCGATGGGTAGAGAAGCGATACTTCAGGTGCTGA